From a region of the Lactuca sativa cultivar Salinas chromosome 4, Lsat_Salinas_v11, whole genome shotgun sequence genome:
- the LOC111899717 gene encoding uncharacterized protein LOC111899717 yields the protein MASISSNIKPHSHVRSISLPSTSDQQSVINELYRFQASQEPTSSCSSSSFVGNKLNRLNDMYQSIQPFLSLPSTKQSLAQGCHKEQLNKYLDEHIGLLDLCSTTKDALLISLDYAKELQSVIRRKKGNNHGMTSSFEAYLSLRKKVKKAICKTLSGLQKHWSSSVKEGQRTKSNINILNEMRLNTMEVFESLLTFVHGSNTQSKPKGWFLVLKMMGGEHAHCHQTLEETEVKKVDRELHALLTNKKTKSDSLVLEHIQEGLAEMEFSLLDLSEQVECIFKHLIKTRMSILNILSC from the coding sequence ATGGCTTCTATTTCTTCAAACATAAAACCCCATAGTCATGTCAGGTCCATCAGCTTACCATCTACATCAGACCAGCAATCCGTAATCAATGAGTTGTACAGATTTCAAGCTTCTCAAGAACCCACCTCATCTTGTTCATCATCATCATTCGTAGGCAATAAACTAAATCGTCTGAATGATATGTATCAATCCATCCAGCCATTCCTTTCATTGCCGTCAACCAAACAATCTTTAGCCCAAGGGTGCCACAAAGAACAGCTAAACAAGTATTTAGATGAACATATTGGGCTTTTGGATCTGTGTAGCACCACCAAGGATGCCTTGTTGATATCGCTGGATTATGCCAAAGAACTCCAGTCGGTGATTCGACGCAAGAAAGGAAACAATCACGGGATGACATCCTCATTCGAGGCCTATCTATCACTCAGGAAAAAAGTAAAGAAGGCCATTTGTAAAACATTATCTGGTTTGCAGAAGCATTGGTCCTCTTCGGTCAAGGAAGGCCAGAGAACAAAATCAAACATCAATATATTGAATGAAATGAGACTAAACACAATGGAAGTGTTTGAGTCGTTGTTGACTTTCGTTCATGGATCAAACACACAGTCAAAGCCAAAAGGCTGGTTTTTGGTGTTGAAGATGATGGGCGGGGAGCATGCACATTGTCATCAAACACTAGAAGAAACTGAAGTTAAGAAGGTGGATCGTGAGCTACATGCCCTGCTCACCAACAAGAAAACAAAATCAGACAGCTTAGTTTTAGAACATATACAAGAAGGGTTAGCAGAAATGGAATTTAGTCTCCTAGATCTCAGTGAACAAGTAGAATgcattttcaaacacttgatcaaaacAAGAATGTCAATTCTAAATATCCTTAGTTGTTAG
- the LOC111899716 gene encoding uncharacterized protein LOC111899716: MDAFDAMIMGWLTIAMEKNIRNNVKYAGTILEMWSDLNERFRKESAPRVYELKQKIVATQQGGASISTYFTQLRSIWDEAQSIYPLHRCSCSKCECDVGKRILKHQENERLYEFLMGLDVEFTVIRTQILATKPVPSLGTWYHMVAEDEKKRDISNENINAQESAAFKAF; encoded by the coding sequence ATGGACGCGTTTGATGCTATGATAATGGGTTGGTTGACAATCGCTATGGAGAAGAATATACGAAACAACGTCAAATATGCAGGTACAATATTGGAGATGTGGTCAGATCTGAATGAGCGTTTTAGGAAGGAAAGTGCTCCTAGGGTGTATGAATTAAAACAAAAGATCGTTGCCACTCAACAAGGTGGTGCCTCTATATCAACATACTTTACCCAATTGCGATCCATATGGGATGAAGCTCAATCCATATATCCCTTGCACAGATGTTCTTGTAGCAAGTGTGAATGTGATGTTGGCAAAAGGAtccttaaacatcaagaaaatgaaCGTCTTTATGAATTTTTGATGGGGTTAGATGTTGAATTCACGGTTATTAGAACCCAAATCTTGGCAACAAAACCAGTTCCTTCACTCGGAACATGGTATCACATGGTAGCTGAGGATGAAAAGAAAAGAGACATCTCGAATGAAAATATAAATGCACAGGAATCAGCTGCATTTAAGGCCTTTTAA